Proteins co-encoded in one Candidatus Neomarinimicrobiota bacterium genomic window:
- a CDS encoding heparinase II/III family protein produces the protein MMKQLFSTILIMLIVFSAANVLGREEFIPPDRVLTDAELIEFLVISGPEMQPIEDAAANGDTVEALQLLAAYLKEQASDRFYFDWKKFRNRFQEYQDQYSGEKVGHYQQAELHRSLYPADTEWELPFKNLLGEDVTAYELRHLARQQKSDDNALVYYYSGEDTTYLNYWVRQMADLNEAFAADAYDDEGNGIYERYRAGRRMQNWLLAHHSYLASENYGWEEQLLFIRTALHHAAQMAERTEEFSYGNHHTKGLVGLFQIVTSFPDFRGMEQWQQQALSGLELHLQREVNDDGFQFERSVHYHKGDIDNYFWVYQLGKINNVNMSALFEKRIQALFDALVKIAQPNKRTPVLQDDTDRAYAENNKLGRIMTVGTILFEEPTYRYFCSGNIPADLYWFLREQQLTQVKAIQPKPPAMGSVALEETGYYVMRNGWADNSKQMVISAGISDQKPDHQHGEMMSLTAYANGYEILPNYQVHYDIPTYRYWKNSWVKNVALVDSIPLGRGWQGNEGGSGFGKWETLPNPTVNVWKADSSFDYFNGSHDSYDSRGINYSRDVLFLKDGFWVVQDNFTSNEPHEYQQIWQGHYTVEPPGKSLRSSLNNGHGLMILPVTDVDEVRFGGLHGKENAMYVSEGKMNYNQTTVLFPYESYRELRAIEKSGTKLTINDWVIQSNTNRESITGKNMNSDAETFVANQRGEYYLFNCSSLKMESQGFELNTTGTLYVRTVGDQWKITSLSEKPLTLKFSEAIRYKTDDAGNRTEKKRDVEIAPGNSALIQW, from the coding sequence ATGATGAAACAATTATTCAGCACTATTCTGATCATGCTTATTGTCTTCTCAGCCGCTAATGTATTAGGCCGAGAGGAATTCATACCGCCCGATCGTGTGCTAACAGACGCTGAGTTGATTGAATTCCTGGTGATTTCAGGTCCGGAGATGCAACCGATTGAAGATGCTGCAGCGAATGGCGATACGGTCGAAGCGCTGCAGCTGCTCGCTGCATATCTGAAAGAGCAGGCGTCGGATCGATTCTATTTCGATTGGAAAAAATTCCGAAACCGTTTTCAGGAGTATCAGGACCAGTATTCGGGGGAGAAGGTCGGGCATTACCAGCAGGCCGAACTGCACAGGTCTCTCTATCCTGCGGATACCGAATGGGAATTGCCCTTTAAAAATCTCCTGGGGGAAGATGTTACTGCCTATGAATTGCGGCACCTTGCCCGCCAGCAAAAATCCGATGATAATGCATTGGTATACTACTATTCCGGGGAGGACACAACGTACCTGAATTACTGGGTACGGCAAATGGCCGATCTCAATGAAGCGTTTGCCGCCGATGCCTATGATGATGAGGGGAACGGAATTTACGAGCGATATCGCGCAGGCCGCCGGATGCAAAACTGGCTGCTGGCTCATCATTCGTATTTGGCAAGCGAAAACTACGGTTGGGAAGAGCAACTATTATTCATCCGAACAGCATTGCATCATGCTGCTCAGATGGCAGAGCGGACTGAGGAATTCAGCTATGGGAACCACCACACGAAAGGTCTGGTAGGACTTTTCCAGATCGTGACAAGTTTTCCTGATTTTCGGGGAATGGAGCAATGGCAGCAGCAGGCGCTGAGTGGGTTAGAGTTGCATCTGCAACGGGAAGTCAACGATGATGGTTTCCAGTTTGAACGGTCTGTCCATTATCACAAGGGCGATATTGATAACTACTTTTGGGTCTACCAGTTGGGGAAAATTAATAATGTAAACATGTCCGCATTGTTTGAAAAACGAATCCAGGCGCTATTTGATGCCTTAGTTAAAATTGCCCAGCCAAATAAGCGTACTCCGGTCCTGCAGGATGATACGGATCGTGCGTATGCCGAGAATAACAAACTGGGTCGTATCATGACCGTTGGCACCATCCTGTTTGAAGAACCGACCTACCGGTACTTTTGCAGCGGAAATATACCGGCGGATCTCTACTGGTTCCTCCGGGAACAGCAACTTACTCAAGTGAAAGCGATTCAGCCGAAACCACCTGCAATGGGATCGGTCGCGCTGGAAGAGACTGGCTATTATGTTATGCGCAATGGCTGGGCTGATAACAGCAAGCAGATGGTCATTTCCGCAGGGATCTCTGACCAGAAGCCCGATCACCAGCACGGCGAGATGATGAGTTTAACTGCGTACGCGAACGGTTACGAAATTCTGCCGAACTATCAGGTGCACTACGATATCCCGACATACCGGTACTGGAAGAATTCCTGGGTGAAAAATGTAGCATTAGTTGACAGCATCCCTTTAGGGCGCGGTTGGCAAGGAAATGAAGGCGGTTCCGGGTTTGGCAAATGGGAAACTCTGCCGAATCCGACTGTTAATGTCTGGAAAGCGGACAGCAGTTTTGATTACTTCAACGGCTCCCACGATTCCTACGATTCAAGGGGAATAAATTATTCCAGGGATGTGCTGTTTCTGAAAGACGGTTTTTGGGTTGTGCAGGATAATTTCACTAGTAATGAACCACATGAATACCAACAGATCTGGCAGGGACATTACACGGTGGAACCCCCGGGGAAATCCCTGCGGTCCTCGCTGAATAACGGGCACGGTCTGATGATTCTGCCTGTGACCGATGTCGATGAAGTACGATTCGGCGGACTCCATGGGAAAGAGAACGCCATGTACGTTTCCGAAGGAAAGATGAACTACAACCAGACGACAGTTCTGTTTCCCTACGAATCCTATCGGGAGTTGCGTGCAATCGAAAAATCTGGGACAAAATTGACCATCAACGACTGGGTAATTCAATCGAATACGAACCGGGAAAGTATTACCGGTAAGAATATGAATTCCGATGCTGAAACATTTGTCGCAAACCAGCGGGGGGAATACTACCTGTTCAATTGCTCGTCGCTGAAAATGGAGAGCCAGGGATTCGAACTAAATACAACTGGCACGTTGTACGTGCGAACGGTTGGTGACCAATGGAAGATTACCAGTCTGAGTGAAAAACCATTGACCCTGAAGTTTTCAGAGGCCATCCGTTACAAGACTGACGATGCCGGAAATCGGACGGAAAAGAAGCGGGATGTTGAGATTGCTCCCGGAAACTCAGCTCTAATCCAGTGGTAA
- a CDS encoding alginate lyase family protein — translation MLKHLKFVAWLTVLCGAYLVAAQTSESKSVLIFTKTVEYEHESISSGAKAIESLLEENGYKVTISGDASVFHSGLEEAFDILVFLNTSGDILNDFQQKIMRQFVESGGGFVGIHAATDTEYEWEWYGELIGAYFTDHPDVQPATIQVVEPRHPTTEMLPLQWNRTDEWYNFDSELTEEFEMLCILDESTYKGGKHKNMHPYTWCREVDKGRMWYTAGGHTAECYSDQKFMDHLFAGIQYAAGNTESIVGKSPEVYLLDGNHLLNLRTRVLSGDCLYLDELTRLKTQADTALNAGVFSVMDKPFTPPSGDKHDYMSIGPYWWPNPDTPDSLPYVRRDGRVNPERNAYDKLPLVQMAENVQTLSLAFFLTNESKYAAQAKNLLRTWFLNDSTRMNPHLEYGQAIPGRTKGRGIGIIDTRRFAPLLDAVEMLEYSKAWTAKDLQQLKSWFAKYLDWLLNDKLGEDEAAKKNNHGTWYDVQAARIALFVDRRDVAKKILESAPKKRINVQIEPSGKQLLELERTKAFSYSVMNLEGLVNLAEMGEALDLDIWDYSSGDGRDIHSAIEYLVPYGIHDKEWHYEQIHSMNDAKRDFLVLLKRVGDEYPTFWTKEIRKQIDSAKFTEYPGTWIYPDPVESNGYN, via the coding sequence ATGCTGAAACATTTAAAGTTCGTAGCGTGGCTCACAGTGCTGTGTGGCGCTTATTTGGTGGCAGCACAAACATCCGAGTCAAAATCGGTTCTTATTTTCACCAAGACGGTGGAGTATGAGCATGAGTCTATCTCCTCCGGGGCCAAAGCAATTGAGAGCCTATTGGAGGAAAACGGATACAAGGTGACCATTTCAGGTGATGCGAGTGTTTTTCATTCCGGGCTTGAGGAGGCTTTTGACATCCTGGTCTTCCTGAATACGAGCGGAGATATTCTCAATGACTTTCAGCAAAAGATCATGCGGCAATTTGTTGAATCCGGTGGCGGGTTTGTGGGCATCCATGCAGCAACGGATACGGAATACGAATGGGAGTGGTACGGTGAATTGATCGGAGCGTACTTCACGGACCATCCTGATGTGCAGCCCGCTACAATTCAGGTGGTAGAACCCCGGCATCCAACTACTGAAATGCTGCCACTCCAGTGGAACCGAACCGACGAATGGTACAATTTCGATTCGGAATTGACTGAAGAGTTTGAAATGCTCTGCATTCTGGATGAAAGCACATACAAGGGCGGAAAACATAAGAATATGCATCCCTATACCTGGTGCCGTGAAGTGGATAAAGGGCGTATGTGGTATACCGCCGGCGGACATACAGCTGAGTGTTATTCTGATCAAAAATTTATGGATCATCTGTTCGCTGGAATTCAATATGCTGCCGGAAATACTGAATCCATCGTTGGAAAAAGTCCCGAGGTATATCTGTTGGATGGAAACCATTTACTGAACCTGCGGACGCGGGTACTTTCCGGCGATTGTCTCTACCTGGATGAATTGACACGGTTAAAAACCCAGGCGGATACAGCATTGAATGCCGGGGTATTTTCGGTGATGGATAAACCGTTTACCCCGCCGAGTGGTGATAAGCACGATTACATGAGTATAGGTCCGTACTGGTGGCCCAATCCGGATACGCCCGACAGTCTGCCGTATGTGAGACGAGACGGCCGCGTCAATCCCGAACGAAATGCATATGATAAACTTCCGCTGGTACAGATGGCCGAAAATGTGCAAACCCTCTCTCTGGCATTCTTTCTCACCAATGAGTCCAAATATGCGGCACAGGCCAAAAACTTATTGCGAACCTGGTTTTTGAATGACTCCACTAGGATGAATCCGCACCTGGAGTACGGGCAGGCGATACCCGGACGGACTAAAGGCCGTGGCATCGGGATCATCGATACCAGAAGATTTGCCCCGCTGCTGGATGCAGTGGAAATGTTAGAGTATTCCAAAGCCTGGACGGCAAAGGACCTCCAACAACTGAAATCATGGTTTGCGAAATATTTGGACTGGCTACTGAATGATAAACTCGGCGAAGACGAGGCCGCTAAAAAGAATAACCACGGGACCTGGTACGACGTTCAGGCTGCACGAATTGCACTTTTTGTAGATCGCCGGGATGTTGCAAAAAAGATTTTAGAGTCGGCTCCTAAGAAGCGCATCAATGTGCAAATTGAACCTTCGGGAAAACAGCTATTGGAGTTGGAGAGGACCAAGGCCTTTTCATATAGCGTGATGAATTTGGAAGGATTGGTAAATCTTGCAGAGATGGGTGAGGCTCTTGACCTTGATATCTGGGATTACTCGTCAGGAGATGGCAGGGACATCCATTCTGCAATTGAATATCTGGTTCCGTATGGCATCCATGACAAAGAGTGGCACTATGAACAAATTCACAGTATGAATGACGCAAAACGAGATTTTTTAGTACTGCTGAAAAGAGTTGGAGACGAATACCCGACATTTTGGACGAAGGAAATCAGAAAGCAGATCGACAGTGCAAAATTCACGGAATACCCGGGTACATGGATATATCCTGATCCCGTGGAGAGTAACGGGTACAATTGA
- a CDS encoding cupin domain-containing protein — protein MATTDQTSDIFIKNSTVEWEYADEGIERKILGYDGELMLVRAKFEQDAVGQAHSHPHRQVTYVESGKFEVHIDGDTETLQQGDSFYVPPHAEHGAVAVEAGILLDIFNPVREDFL, from the coding sequence ATGGCTACAACAGATCAGACAAGTGACATATTTATCAAAAACAGTACAGTGGAATGGGAATATGCCGATGAAGGGATTGAACGGAAAATCCTGGGGTACGATGGAGAGCTGATGCTAGTCCGGGCAAAGTTCGAGCAGGATGCGGTGGGACAAGCACACAGTCATCCACACCGGCAGGTAACCTATGTTGAGTCAGGGAAGTTCGAAGTACATATTGATGGCGACACTGAGACACTCCAACAAGGGGATAGTTTTTACGTCCCACCACATGCGGAACACGGAGCAGTGGCGGTTGAGGCCGGGATTCTGTTAGATATTTTCAATCCGGTCAGAGAGGATTTTCTCTAA
- a CDS encoding GntR family transcriptional regulator: protein MILDYSDPAPLYRQVAKSITRKINGKVFNEGDKIPSQRTLSEQYEVSMITIKRAISELINEGIVYSRKGKGTYVNGKLRKNKTRESKTIRLVLYDIKSPYFSMISHGVEMESSQQDYNLLLSNSSGEPEEEERLIHQSLDMGVDGLVIASMSHEYHANKTIRLLHESGFPYVIVSFIADKDIYQVGTDQRAGAYIATHHLIEHGYKEICYIKAEEGNTLGDIRYQGYYEAMMDAGLCVNQENCIFYPYSGEWNDYRSGYEIGLQFFERKRLPEAVFVYNDLGAIGFQEALKENGIRIPDDIAIMGFDGIERSAHVAPSLSTIGQPAEHIGQLAVDKLIKLIDGKTPKVRTILKPRLIIRESCGMHSDTESAHPQTNSII from the coding sequence TTGATTTTAGATTATAGCGATCCAGCGCCACTATACAGACAGGTTGCTAAGAGTATAACCCGCAAGATTAATGGAAAAGTTTTTAATGAAGGCGATAAAATTCCTTCCCAGCGAACTTTGTCAGAGCAATACGAAGTAAGTATGATTACTATAAAAAGGGCAATTTCGGAATTAATAAATGAAGGAATTGTATATAGTCGAAAAGGCAAAGGGACTTATGTAAACGGAAAACTTCGTAAAAACAAAACCCGAGAATCTAAAACAATCAGACTAGTTCTATATGATATCAAAAGCCCATATTTTTCAATGATCTCACATGGAGTCGAGATGGAATCGTCTCAGCAGGACTATAACCTTTTATTATCCAATTCATCAGGCGAGCCCGAGGAGGAAGAGAGGCTGATTCACCAATCACTTGATATGGGAGTAGATGGTTTGGTGATTGCTTCGATGTCTCACGAGTACCATGCAAATAAAACAATTCGTTTACTCCATGAATCTGGATTTCCATACGTTATTGTATCTTTTATCGCCGATAAAGATATCTACCAGGTTGGTACCGATCAGAGGGCGGGAGCGTATATCGCGACCCACCATTTAATCGAGCACGGCTATAAGGAGATTTGTTACATTAAGGCGGAAGAGGGGAATACCTTGGGCGATATTCGATATCAAGGCTACTATGAAGCGATGATGGACGCTGGATTGTGTGTGAATCAGGAAAATTGCATATTTTATCCATATAGTGGCGAATGGAATGATTATCGGTCCGGATATGAAATAGGACTCCAATTTTTCGAACGGAAGAGATTGCCAGAGGCAGTATTTGTTTACAACGATCTTGGGGCCATCGGTTTCCAGGAGGCGTTGAAGGAAAACGGAATAAGAATTCCAGATGATATTGCAATTATGGGATTTGATGGTATTGAACGTAGCGCCCATGTGGCTCCTTCGCTTTCAACAATAGGGCAACCAGCCGAACATATTGGGCAACTCGCCGTCGATAAATTAATAAAATTAATAGATGGAAAAACACCTAAGGTCCGAACTATTCTTAAACCGCGATTGATAATACGCGAATCATGCGGTATGCATTCAGATACAGAATCAGCCCATCCTCAGACCAATTCAATTATATAA
- a CDS encoding RHS repeat-associated core domain-containing protein yields MTPYGEIDDASGDISDYQFAGKEQDDTDLSYFGARYYDPLLGRFLSVDPMEHKYPSLTPYHYVANNPLRYIDPDGKRIGNPNDPATTFIQYAMQLTPVGQAQWKAMAESPRPIYFDIDHETEIVDNKRAHGVTALESRGDGLSPTAYVTVLLANEGIGRYTGESFLGSLNIVGAHESVHAIFEDLRPGKNTKNAAETKEAEARGQWIELQEAEQQTSTRDTPVEYIITPIPPIETEQNDENGE; encoded by the coding sequence ATTACCCCCTACGGGGAAATAGATGACGCCAGCGGTGACATCTCGGATTACCAGTTCGCCGGGAAGGAACAGGACGACACCGACCTCTCCTACTTCGGCGCCCGGTATTACGACCCATTACTGGGGCGGTTTTTGAGTGTTGATCCGATGGAACATAAGTATCCGAGTTTGACGCCGTATCATTACGTTGCGAATAATCCGCTACGATATATTGATCCAGATGGAAAAAGAATTGGAAATCCCAATGATCCCGCTACTACGTTTATCCAATACGCGATGCAATTGACTCCAGTCGGTCAGGCTCAGTGGAAGGCCATGGCCGAATCCCCCCGGCCTATCTATTTTGACATCGATCACGAGACGGAAATCGTCGATAATAAACGAGCTCATGGCGTGACGGCATTGGAATCCCGAGGAGATGGTCTCTCTCCAACGGCGTATGTCACAGTCCTCTTGGCTAATGAAGGCATCGGTAGGTATACCGGAGAATCCTTTTTGGGCTCCTTGAACATTGTCGGGGCCCACGAATCGGTCCACGCCATCTTCGAAGATTTGAGGCCCGGGAAGAATACGAAAAACGCAGCAGAAACAAAGGAAGCGGAGGCACGGGGTCAGTGGATCGAGTTGCAGGAGGCAGAACAACAAACCTCCACCCGAGATACACCTGTGGAGTATATTATCACTCCGATACCCCCAATTGAGACGGAGCAGAATGATGAGAACGGTGAATAA
- a CDS encoding trichohyalin-plectin-homology domain domain-containing protein: MSNEVLVLIIEAMVVYFLVLGSHSLRQRFGPVHFYALIGGITAIMSWVTDAGLTVEVAGITFVLGSTVFYTSLLLGVFVVYVFDGPRSTRIAISTVVGVSIMVPLIALALHFQAGLISDQTLSYVPMPDLRINTASVLTTLVDLVFLAIAWEYFGKPNLRIKLWLRAFLTLLGVMWLDVLLFATGAFAGTPDYFSIMGGTLISRFIISVFALPFLYIYLQWESRKEGVEIENRPVLAILKQVAEIEVELSLAQQEIERRKAAERERDEVIQDLQKALSEVKTLRGFLPICSHCKSIRDDQGYWNRLESYIQKHSDAEFTHGICPDCVEKHYSDLK; this comes from the coding sequence ATGAGTAATGAAGTCCTTGTCTTAATCATAGAAGCGATGGTCGTGTATTTTCTTGTGCTGGGGTCTCATTCGCTCCGGCAGCGGTTTGGCCCGGTGCATTTTTATGCATTGATCGGGGGGATCACGGCGATTATGTCCTGGGTGACGGATGCCGGTTTGACGGTAGAGGTCGCCGGAATCACCTTCGTTCTCGGTTCTACAGTCTTTTATACCTCGCTGTTGTTAGGCGTCTTTGTGGTTTATGTATTTGATGGACCACGGTCAACCCGAATAGCGATTTCAACGGTCGTTGGTGTCTCCATTATGGTGCCACTCATTGCGCTGGCCTTGCATTTCCAGGCTGGGCTTATCAGCGATCAAACTTTGAGTTATGTACCGATGCCGGACCTCAGGATTAACACGGCTTCGGTTTTGACAACCTTGGTGGATCTGGTTTTTCTAGCCATCGCCTGGGAGTACTTCGGAAAACCGAACCTCCGTATAAAATTGTGGCTTCGTGCATTTCTCACGCTGCTCGGTGTGATGTGGCTGGATGTGCTGTTGTTTGCCACTGGGGCTTTTGCCGGTACACCGGATTATTTCAGCATCATGGGCGGGACCCTAATCAGCCGGTTTATTATTTCTGTGTTCGCATTGCCATTTCTCTATATTTATCTCCAATGGGAAAGCCGGAAAGAGGGAGTGGAAATCGAGAACCGGCCGGTATTGGCTATCCTCAAACAGGTGGCGGAGATTGAAGTAGAACTCTCCCTGGCTCAGCAGGAGATTGAGCGACGGAAAGCGGCCGAGCGCGAGCGTGATGAAGTAATTCAGGACCTGCAAAAAGCGCTCTCGGAGGTGAAAACGCTGCGAGGATTTTTACCCATCTGCTCCCACTGTAAAAGTATCAGGGACGACCAGGGATACTGGAATAGGCTGGAATCGTATATCCAGAAGCACTCTGACGCCGAATTCACCCATGGCATCTGTCCCGATTGTGTTGAAAAACATTATTCCGATCTGAAATAG
- a CDS encoding DUF4395 domain-containing protein, with the protein MNDTITADKPREFTIERDKPLEQPKSGKSNGQKKSSTIPRPLVQANRAFLDVTILAAFFIHPAILILPFLTGVSALAFRWHPVIKIGQRFLKKSPDEYRREDKADQRFNQWIATILIGLSLGAFSLGYQTLGYIFGGMVIAAASVALMGFCVGCYIRFKYMEWTYQN; encoded by the coding sequence ATGAACGACACAATAACTGCAGATAAACCACGCGAATTTACTATAGAGAGAGATAAGCCTCTCGAACAACCTAAATCGGGTAAAAGTAACGGGCAGAAAAAGTCCTCTACCATTCCACGGCCGCTCGTGCAGGCGAACAGGGCTTTTTTGGATGTCACAATTCTGGCAGCGTTTTTCATTCATCCGGCGATACTGATTTTGCCCTTTTTGACGGGCGTCTCGGCACTGGCATTCCGGTGGCATCCGGTGATAAAAATTGGGCAACGCTTTTTGAAGAAATCACCGGATGAATATCGCAGGGAAGACAAAGCGGATCAGCGCTTTAACCAATGGATCGCGACTATACTGATAGGGTTGTCTCTGGGAGCGTTCTCCCTGGGATATCAAACCCTGGGGTATATCTTTGGTGGAATGGTTATCGCAGCCGCGTCAGTGGCATTAATGGGCTTCTGCGTGGGTTGCTATATCCGGTTTAAATACATGGAGTGGACATATCAGAATTAA
- a CDS encoding site-2 protease family protein — translation MSDNLSQDEIQYDVRRIIEPYLQIAGFSESGDSLFVQGYWRDDDAHETLEQQLKQSGKSWSATVQRTGDKGLIRIGLNGQAEQQPKYWLHGLLLFLTILTTLFAGTLMAGEMPWPDVTKLVHGVPFSATLLLILGTHELGHYITAKRYNVDATLPYFIPAPTFIGTFGAFIKMKSPILDKRALLDIGAAGPIAGFIVTVPALFIGLQMSTVVDTTGVQGSIQLGDSLFMMLATDLVFPNLPSSQDVMLHPVAFAGWIGLLVTALNLLPIGQLDGGHIAYAMFGGKHKWIAWIAFAALIPLSFLSLNWLIWAVLILVLIRVQHPPIMAPEEPLPLKQKIIGWVTIAILIGSFIPEPISM, via the coding sequence ATGAGCGATAATCTATCTCAGGATGAAATTCAATATGATGTACGGCGCATCATTGAGCCATACCTGCAAATTGCCGGCTTCAGCGAATCGGGCGATTCACTGTTTGTCCAGGGCTACTGGCGGGACGATGATGCACATGAAACTTTGGAACAGCAACTGAAGCAGTCCGGGAAATCCTGGTCGGCAACAGTTCAGCGAACCGGGGATAAAGGACTGATCCGAATCGGATTGAACGGTCAGGCAGAGCAGCAGCCGAAATACTGGCTCCATGGGTTACTGCTTTTCCTTACCATTCTCACAACGCTTTTTGCCGGTACTTTGATGGCGGGTGAGATGCCGTGGCCGGATGTTACGAAATTAGTCCATGGAGTCCCTTTTTCCGCCACACTGCTGTTAATCCTCGGAACGCACGAGCTCGGTCATTATATCACGGCCAAGCGGTATAACGTAGATGCAACGCTTCCGTATTTTATCCCGGCACCGACCTTTATCGGTACATTCGGCGCCTTCATTAAGATGAAATCCCCCATTCTCGACAAACGAGCACTACTCGATATCGGAGCCGCCGGACCGATTGCCGGATTCATAGTTACGGTGCCGGCGTTATTTATAGGGCTGCAAATGAGTACGGTTGTGGACACCACCGGCGTTCAGGGAAGCATCCAGCTCGGGGACTCGCTATTTATGATGTTGGCAACCGATCTGGTGTTCCCGAATCTGCCGTCCTCACAAGATGTAATGCTTCACCCGGTGGCCTTTGCCGGATGGATTGGACTTTTGGTCACCGCACTGAATTTACTGCCGATAGGCCAACTGGATGGCGGCCACATTGCCTACGCCATGTTTGGCGGTAAACACAAGTGGATAGCCTGGATAGCGTTCGCTGCACTGATCCCGTTGAGTTTTCTGTCATTGAATTGGTTGATTTGGGCAGTGCTGATTTTGGTACTAATCCGCGTACAACATCCACCGATTATGGCGCCGGAAGAACCGCTCCCGCTGAAACAGAAGATTATCGGCTGGGTTACAATTGCTATTCTTATCGGCTCATTCATTCCGGAACCTATCAGTATGTAA
- the ribD gene encoding bifunctional diaminohydroxyphosphoribosylaminopyrimidine deaminase/5-amino-6-(5-phosphoribosylamino)uracil reductase RibD yields MQSDIQYMRRALELAKAGQNQVHRNPLVGSIIVKNGEIVAEGAHEQYGGPHAEVNALQNVSEDPAGATMYVNLEPCTYDGKTPPCVPQIIEAGIQRIVIGTQDPNPRVNGAGIRQLREAGLEVEVGMLEEESRELNRGFFTQMHTGYPWVTLKLALTIDGFMAESNGNSRWITGDGSRKKVHQWRAEHNAILVGSGTVNIDDPQLTVREVSGRNPIRVIIDPKQNIPENARVLGDEARTVLFQPNKTRQNHYMSGVDVFTVSVNKQGKFDWDEVLKKLYDEHGILSVFVEGGAEIASTLIESERVNELIIMTGPKILGSGLSPFHRLSSSLDTDLNMDLVSVEKLGNDVCSRYHKRNGIE; encoded by the coding sequence ATGCAGTCTGACATACAGTACATGCGACGAGCGCTGGAATTGGCCAAGGCAGGCCAGAACCAGGTCCATCGCAATCCGTTGGTTGGTTCAATTATTGTAAAAAATGGTGAAATTGTCGCCGAAGGCGCCCACGAGCAGTACGGCGGACCGCATGCGGAAGTAAACGCATTGCAGAATGTCTCGGAAGATCCCGCCGGTGCCACGATGTACGTCAATCTTGAACCGTGTACGTACGACGGGAAAACACCGCCGTGTGTCCCGCAGATTATCGAAGCGGGGATTCAGCGAATTGTCATTGGTACCCAGGACCCGAACCCCAGAGTAAATGGAGCTGGTATCCGGCAGCTGCGTGAAGCCGGACTGGAGGTTGAGGTTGGGATGCTGGAAGAGGAGAGTCGTGAACTCAACCGGGGCTTTTTTACACAAATGCATACCGGGTATCCCTGGGTCACGCTCAAACTGGCCCTGACCATCGATGGGTTTATGGCGGAATCCAACGGGAACAGCCGCTGGATTACAGGGGACGGAAGCAGGAAAAAAGTGCACCAATGGCGCGCCGAACATAACGCCATATTGGTTGGGAGCGGAACGGTAAATATCGATGACCCACAACTGACAGTACGGGAGGTATCCGGACGCAATCCGATCCGGGTTATTATCGACCCGAAGCAGAACATCCCGGAGAATGCACGGGTGCTCGGGGACGAGGCGAGGACAGTGCTCTTCCAGCCAAACAAAACACGCCAGAACCACTACATGTCCGGAGTGGACGTTTTTACGGTGTCGGTGAATAAACAAGGCAAATTCGACTGGGATGAAGTGTTGAAAAAATTATACGATGAGCACGGAATTTTATCGGTATTTGTCGAGGGTGGGGCAGAAATAGCCTCAACCCTAATTGAATCAGAGCGAGTCAACGAACTTATTATTATGACCGGCCCAAAGATTCTCGGCAGTGGTCTCTCGCCTTTTCATCGTCTGTCCAGTTCTCTGGATACCGATTTAAATATGGATTTGGTATCAGTTGAAAAACTGGGCAATGATGTGTGTTCAAGATATCACAAGCGGAATGGAATCGAGTAA